One Paenibacillus sp. FSL H7-0737 DNA segment encodes these proteins:
- a CDS encoding copper amine oxidase N-terminal domain-containing protein: MLKRLSVLAMICVLIFSVGLIPAPASAASKGSHIFVDGVPLNSRSVSKNGVSFVPFRELFEKLKMSIDYNAKLKQVTGTKGDLKITFTIGSKTAYVNGQKKMLQAAPFAQNGTTLIPVRIVGEATGNAVYYSAAADVIQINSPSFKGASYTIDGIPILFNANGTVLFGPNALKDMNLQKEIAEIDAIKDFTANAPKIRIVGVPPTQEQSKDPGYKGYPDYFDANYVTAAGNKETLPPLMSEGWISLSMLSEIEKIINLGNSDSNTLSIGKYAEMGLVRYDIIVTDEYKKAKTGQFTLSDIRVKKYKGTMYLNIEDLQTVGLIEPN, translated from the coding sequence TTGTTGAAGAGATTGTCGGTTCTAGCAATGATATGCGTTTTGATATTTTCTGTAGGTCTTATTCCTGCTCCAGCGTCAGCAGCTTCGAAGGGATCCCACATTTTTGTGGATGGGGTGCCACTAAATTCAAGATCTGTGAGTAAAAACGGAGTTTCGTTCGTCCCTTTCCGAGAATTATTCGAGAAGCTTAAGATGAGTATAGACTATAACGCAAAACTGAAACAAGTTACGGGCACCAAAGGTGATTTGAAGATAACTTTTACTATTGGTAGCAAAACAGCATACGTAAATGGCCAGAAAAAAATGCTGCAGGCGGCGCCGTTTGCTCAGAATGGCACTACGTTAATTCCGGTTCGTATCGTTGGTGAAGCAACCGGGAACGCCGTTTATTATTCAGCAGCAGCAGATGTGATTCAAATTAATAGCCCATCTTTTAAAGGTGCCTCTTACACCATTGACGGCATCCCGATCTTATTCAATGCCAATGGAACTGTCTTGTTTGGTCCCAACGCATTAAAAGACATGAATTTACAAAAGGAAATAGCTGAGATCGATGCCATTAAAGATTTCACAGCTAACGCTCCCAAAATTCGTATTGTCGGAGTACCGCCAACACAAGAGCAATCCAAAGATCCCGGCTATAAAGGATACCCTGATTATTTTGACGCCAATTATGTAACCGCAGCCGGAAACAAGGAAACCTTGCCTCCGCTTATGAGCGAAGGTTGGATTTCCTTATCTATGCTCTCCGAAATTGAAAAAATCATTAATCTTGGAAATAGTGATTCCAACACCCTTAGCATAGGTAAATATGCTGAGATGGGCCTCGTAAGATACGATATCATTGTGACAGATGAATACAAAAAAGCAAAAACAGGCCAATTCACGTTAAGCGACATACGTGTAAAGAAATATAAGGGCACTATGTATCTTAACATTGAGGATTTACAAACCGTTGGCCTCATTGAGCCTAATTAA
- the hydA gene encoding dihydropyrimidinase, with the protein MKKIIKNGIIVTAADTYTGDVVIENGVITEIGLHLDVPGAEIIDASGCYVFPGGIDPHTHLDMPFGGTVTADDFETGTIAAAYGGTTTVIDFCLTTKGQPLQQAVDTWHHKSQHKAVIDYSFHLMVSELNDKVLGELPEIIENEGITSLKVFMAYKNTFQADDGTLFKTLQAAKKEGALVMVHAENGDVIEYLVEQALAAGNTDPIFHALTRPPELEGEATGRAAYLTELTDSQLYVVHVTCAEAVWKIAEARKKGLRVYGETCPQYLVLDQTALEKPNFEGAKYVWSPPLREQWNQDVLWDALWSGSLQTIGSDQCSFDFKGQKDLGLGDFSKIPNGGPTIEDRFTILYSEGVQKGRISLNKFVDIIATSSAKLFGLYPQKGTVAVGSDADLVIFDPAVERILSAETHHMNVDYNAFEGFEVKGEPVSVLSRGEFVIRDKQFVGKPGSGKYLKRKRFAAEAPLPSKAEISGGVV; encoded by the coding sequence CTCGGGGTGTTATGTTTTTCCTGGAGGCATTGATCCTCATACGCATCTGGATATGCCTTTTGGCGGCACGGTTACAGCTGATGATTTTGAGACGGGAACCATTGCGGCTGCATATGGCGGAACGACCACTGTCATTGATTTTTGCTTAACCACCAAAGGACAACCGCTGCAGCAGGCTGTAGATACTTGGCATCATAAGTCGCAGCATAAAGCGGTGATTGATTACAGCTTCCACCTTATGGTCTCAGAATTAAACGATAAAGTACTGGGCGAGCTTCCGGAGATTATAGAGAATGAAGGCATTACCTCGCTCAAAGTATTTATGGCTTATAAGAATACTTTTCAGGCGGATGACGGCACACTTTTTAAGACCCTCCAAGCTGCGAAAAAAGAAGGTGCACTCGTTATGGTGCATGCGGAGAATGGAGATGTCATTGAATATCTTGTAGAGCAGGCTTTGGCCGCAGGCAATACCGACCCGATCTTTCATGCGCTGACCCGCCCGCCGGAGCTGGAGGGTGAAGCTACGGGACGCGCAGCTTATCTAACCGAACTGACAGATTCTCAGCTGTATGTTGTACACGTGACCTGTGCGGAAGCTGTTTGGAAGATTGCTGAAGCGCGTAAAAAGGGACTTCGCGTCTACGGTGAGACTTGTCCACAGTATTTAGTGCTGGATCAGACGGCGTTGGAAAAGCCTAATTTCGAAGGTGCTAAATACGTGTGGTCTCCGCCCCTGCGTGAGCAGTGGAATCAGGATGTTTTGTGGGATGCGCTATGGAGCGGCAGCTTGCAGACGATTGGCTCTGACCAGTGCTCGTTTGATTTCAAAGGACAAAAGGATCTGGGGCTAGGCGATTTCTCCAAAATCCCGAACGGTGGGCCGACCATTGAGGACCGGTTTACGATTCTATATTCGGAAGGTGTGCAGAAAGGCCGGATCTCATTGAACAAATTCGTAGACATTATTGCTACCTCTAGCGCCAAGCTGTTTGGCTTGTATCCGCAAAAAGGCACGGTCGCGGTAGGCAGTGACGCTGACTTGGTTATTTTTGATCCGGCTGTAGAAAGAATACTCTCCGCAGAAACACATCATATGAACGTCGATTATAATGCGTTTGAGGGCTTTGAAGTAAAGGGAGAGCCTGTTTCCGTCCTCAGTCGAGGCGAGTTTGTGATTCGAGACAAGCAATTTGTTGGTAAACCCGGGTCGGGAAAATATTTAAAGCGCAAGCGTTTTGCAGCGGAGGCTCCTCTTCCTTCCAAGGCGGAAATTAGCGGAGGTGTTGTCTGA
- a CDS encoding copper amine oxidase N-terminal domain-containing protein — translation MHLKKLSLVVLLAVSQTAAAVPVFAEAGNITSSNTSGVRVATTSVAEVIPEATDPLPLLTRPVAEGATATATATATATPTPTATVTPITGVTTDSTLTTLPSPTPSPSLTLIPATTTPPITTDIVNAGASNQLVLMMNSNKMYQNGIEYLANQPMAVKNGVSYVSIRAMVERVGVKYIYDYKTKETIVTKGSDVMRFKTDSKIYSVNGKNVTMKGPAYQFKGTFMIPLTSITGALGIPYTVDNVQKRVILSLNLKPKASFTVPAIIYAGDPVNFLTSSSSPIGSAIVEEKWEGKQDIYDTPGQYVVSYSVRDANGQWSDPYSTTITILKPNTPPVANFTTDKNSYKMGEMITYTDMSTDPDGDTLKTTTWTNKAEAFFTPGPATVSIQVEDSHGAISTFEKVINITGEVLYSKEDFYRLFASPGSVFDIDGSNVPNWQKVAYTLTSEPYNLIRANSPETVNMEGITYRETSFGGTRFLIHHKNNMNTKMKVYVIAKNNNLSPTTITTEYLGVGGPHPFPEATGKLSVQRYWESMQTKKDYKTTVLQPGESVSILSDLNNIAIKPSEIVSLQADLYSDYPIEYNVMMIDANKDPLTTLPMLPILDRDGVHNRGTYADSTRIMTVTDEVGRTPARLLIGDNSSDLNLMGTDPMSGTGASNAGNFGVLYKIKFEHVAPNSLITFNPRGGNYMGPVMVNGQIVQMPSTGSITNANLNSVVYRIGDEGGSVEILFTAASGSNLPVNFLITPQPPKR, via the coding sequence ATGCATTTAAAAAAACTATCATTAGTTGTACTATTGGCCGTATCTCAGACTGCTGCGGCAGTGCCCGTTTTTGCTGAAGCTGGAAATATTACCTCCAGTAACACCAGTGGAGTAAGAGTGGCTACTACATCTGTTGCGGAAGTAATTCCAGAAGCTACTGATCCATTGCCATTATTGACACGTCCGGTAGCAGAAGGGGCAACAGCAACAGCAACAGCAACAGCAACAGCAACACCAACACCAACAGCGACAGTAACGCCTATTACAGGGGTAACAACCGATTCTACTTTAACAACGTTACCATCCCCCACACCGAGTCCAAGTCTTACACTTATACCTGCGACCACCACACCACCGATTACAACTGATATAGTTAATGCAGGGGCTAGCAATCAGCTTGTACTTATGATGAATAGTAACAAAATGTATCAGAATGGCATTGAATATTTGGCTAATCAGCCAATGGCAGTGAAGAATGGCGTTTCCTACGTTTCGATTAGAGCTATGGTTGAACGTGTAGGTGTGAAATACATTTACGATTATAAGACGAAAGAGACTATTGTTACTAAAGGCAGCGACGTTATGCGGTTCAAGACAGACAGTAAGATTTATTCCGTAAATGGTAAGAATGTGACAATGAAAGGTCCAGCATATCAATTCAAAGGAACCTTTATGATTCCATTGACGTCCATTACTGGGGCGCTGGGCATTCCGTATACCGTGGATAATGTGCAAAAACGAGTCATTCTTTCGCTAAATTTGAAGCCTAAAGCTTCTTTTACAGTACCGGCTATAATTTATGCTGGTGATCCAGTGAATTTCCTGACTTCTAGCTCTTCACCGATTGGTTCAGCCATAGTTGAAGAGAAGTGGGAAGGGAAGCAGGATATCTATGATACACCTGGGCAATATGTAGTATCCTACTCTGTTAGGGATGCTAATGGACAATGGAGTGATCCTTACTCAACGACGATCACGATTCTAAAACCGAATACACCGCCGGTTGCAAATTTTACGACCGATAAGAATTCCTACAAAATGGGTGAGATGATCACTTATACGGATATGAGCACCGACCCAGACGGAGATACACTTAAAACAACGACCTGGACGAATAAAGCGGAAGCTTTCTTCACGCCTGGTCCTGCAACAGTTTCTATTCAAGTAGAAGATTCACATGGCGCAATCAGCACTTTTGAAAAAGTCATTAATATTACGGGTGAAGTCTTGTACAGTAAGGAAGATTTCTATAGATTGTTCGCTTCTCCGGGTAGTGTATTTGATATTGACGGATCTAATGTTCCAAACTGGCAGAAGGTAGCTTATACGCTCACTTCTGAGCCTTATAATCTTATTCGCGCTAACAGTCCAGAAACCGTAAATATGGAAGGGATTACTTATCGTGAAACATCGTTCGGTGGAACCCGCTTTTTGATTCACCACAAGAATAATATGAATACTAAAATGAAGGTATATGTGATAGCTAAGAACAACAATCTATCCCCTACGACGATCACAACAGAATATTTAGGCGTTGGAGGCCCACATCCCTTTCCGGAAGCTACGGGTAAACTCTCAGTGCAACGTTACTGGGAATCCATGCAAACGAAAAAAGATTACAAGACAACGGTCCTGCAACCTGGTGAAAGCGTCTCTATCCTGTCTGATCTGAATAATATTGCAATAAAACCGAGCGAAATCGTTTCACTCCAAGCGGACTTATATAGTGATTATCCTATTGAATACAATGTTATGATGATTGATGCGAATAAAGATCCGTTAACCACACTTCCTATGCTTCCAATACTGGATCGTGATGGCGTGCATAACCGAGGGACTTATGCTGATTCTACACGTATCATGACTGTTACGGATGAAGTAGGGAGAACACCTGCGAGACTTCTCATCGGTGATAATTCAAGTGATTTGAATTTGATGGGCACCGACCCTATGTCAGGAACTGGTGCATCCAATGCAGGCAACTTCGGAGTACTATACAAAATCAAATTTGAACATGTTGCTCCAAATTCATTAATTACCTTTAACCCGCGTGGTGGTAATTATATGGGACCTGTTATGGTGAATGGTCAAATTGTTCAAATGCCAAGTACCGGCAGTATTACAAATGCAAACTTGAATAGTGTGGTTTATCGTATAGGTGATGAAGGGGGCTCTGTTGAGATATTGTTCACTGCAGCGTCTGGTAGTAATTTGCCGGTTAACTTCCTGATTACACCGCAACCACCGAAGAGATAG
- a CDS encoding aminotransferase class V-fold PLP-dependent enzyme translates to MLNIIHASSAETPASLQNHFEIFREHTIGIRHQITTPYGRQPLLYADWTASGRLYEPIERKLQEAFGPYVSNPHTDSNTTGLTMTLAYNEARQIIKKHVNAGPQDILLFCGNGTTAAVNKLQRIMGLRLPEWIQDYSAHSMEERPVIFTSHMEHHSNILPWQEGIGDVVTVPPGENGNIDLQQLEAQLKLYQHRRWKIGSFTACSNVTGIQTPYQKLAAIMHRHGGLCFVDFAASAPYEPIDMHPVSPLEKLDAIFFSPHKFLGGPGTNGVLIFDEALSNGRIPDEPGGGTVAWVNPWGGRRYTNEIEMREDGGTPGFLQAFRTALCVKLKEQMNGNGQYMVIREHELCQQLMNGLRSIPECSLLAGHHTERHGIVSFTLRDIHYNLAVQLLNDRFGIQARGGCSCAGPYGHYLLELGWAQSAQIAEAITIGDQSLRPGWIRISLHPIMTNQEVERIVSAVRTIVIHFQQWKQDYFYDASTNSWTHIYNEDPAEAKVKALFSV, encoded by the coding sequence GTGCTAAACATCATCCACGCCTCTTCTGCAGAGACGCCCGCTTCACTACAAAACCATTTCGAGATTTTTCGTGAGCACACCATTGGAATTCGGCATCAGATCACCACACCCTATGGTAGACAGCCCCTGCTGTATGCCGATTGGACCGCAAGCGGACGCTTATATGAACCGATTGAACGGAAGCTGCAGGAAGCCTTCGGTCCATATGTTAGTAATCCACATACAGACTCCAACACGACCGGTTTAACCATGACACTGGCTTATAATGAAGCGCGACAAATTATTAAAAAGCATGTAAATGCTGGCCCTCAGGACATCCTGCTCTTCTGCGGAAATGGAACAACGGCAGCCGTAAACAAGCTGCAGCGTATCATGGGCTTAAGACTCCCTGAGTGGATTCAGGACTATAGCGCCCATTCGATGGAGGAACGTCCTGTGATCTTCACCAGCCATATGGAGCATCATTCCAATATCCTTCCCTGGCAGGAGGGGATTGGTGATGTTGTGACTGTTCCTCCCGGAGAAAACGGAAATATAGATCTTCAGCAGCTTGAAGCCCAGTTGAAATTGTATCAGCATCGCCGCTGGAAAATCGGTTCATTTACGGCTTGCTCCAATGTGACCGGAATTCAGACTCCCTACCAGAAGCTTGCCGCGATTATGCACCGTCACGGAGGCCTATGTTTTGTAGATTTTGCCGCCAGCGCTCCCTATGAACCTATCGATATGCATCCTGTCTCACCGCTGGAGAAGCTGGATGCAATCTTTTTTTCTCCGCATAAATTTCTGGGTGGACCGGGCACGAATGGCGTTCTAATTTTTGATGAGGCTCTAAGTAATGGACGTATTCCTGACGAACCGGGTGGAGGTACAGTGGCTTGGGTCAATCCTTGGGGAGGACGCCGCTACACCAACGAAATAGAGATGCGGGAAGACGGGGGAACACCGGGGTTTCTGCAAGCTTTTCGGACGGCACTTTGTGTGAAGCTGAAGGAACAGATGAATGGAAACGGTCAATATATGGTGATTAGAGAGCACGAGCTATGCCAGCAATTAATGAACGGACTCCGTAGCATACCCGAATGCTCGCTGCTAGCTGGACATCATACAGAACGTCATGGCATTGTCTCTTTTACACTACGTGATATTCATTATAATCTTGCAGTTCAACTACTGAATGATCGCTTTGGTATACAAGCCCGGGGTGGTTGCTCTTGTGCAGGTCCTTATGGGCATTACTTACTTGAATTAGGGTGGGCGCAATCTGCTCAGATCGCTGAGGCAATTACTATAGGAGACCAGTCGCTTAGACCGGGTTGGATCCGCATCTCTCTACACCCCATTATGACAAATCAGGAGGTAGAGAGAATTGTATCCGCTGTACGAACTATCGTGATCCATTTCCAACAATGGAAACAGGACTATTTTTATGATGCTTCTACGAACAGTTGGACTCATATCTACAATGAGGATCCCGCAGAAGCGAAGGTCAAAGCGCTTTTTTCGGTGTAG
- a CDS encoding TVP38/TMEM64 family protein, which yields MYFLDIMSWLTEDNLRHLLEQYRSFGPFPGIALTFLKSFIPPLPTIAIVGLNGAVYGLWLGFLYSWIGLVAGCVTTFWIIRKVASHRYLRKWAERPKVAKSMTWVRQSGFSYVFLLSIFPVGPFVVINMAAGLAGMRFRSYLLALTVGKAIMVFAVSYIGNDLERFIRQPWEIIYVLVFIGLSLWGVKAIEARFARTVEDGNKAA from the coding sequence ATGTACTTTCTTGATATTATGTCTTGGCTGACAGAGGATAATCTGCGGCATCTGCTTGAACAATATCGTTCGTTTGGGCCCTTTCCGGGCATTGCGTTAACGTTTTTGAAATCATTTATACCACCACTACCAACTATTGCGATCGTCGGATTAAACGGGGCTGTATATGGTTTATGGTTAGGTTTTTTGTATTCTTGGATCGGCTTGGTTGCGGGCTGTGTGACAACATTTTGGATTATTCGCAAAGTAGCTTCGCATCGGTATCTGCGAAAATGGGCAGAACGGCCAAAGGTAGCCAAAAGTATGACATGGGTGCGGCAAAGCGGATTCAGTTATGTATTTCTGCTTAGTATATTCCCGGTAGGCCCCTTCGTTGTAATTAATATGGCTGCTGGTCTTGCTGGTATGAGGTTTCGTTCATACCTCCTTGCGCTCACTGTGGGCAAAGCGATCATGGTATTCGCAGTTTCATATATTGGAAATGATCTGGAACGATTTATCCGCCAGCCGTGGGAGATCATCTATGTCTTGGTGTTTATTGGATTGTCACTATGGGGAGTTAAAGCCATCGAGGCGCGGTTCGCTAGAACAGTGGAAGATGGAAACAAGGCCGCTTAG
- a CDS encoding aldo/keto reductase, whose amino-acid sequence MKYRKLGSTGMNVSVIGLGTWQFGGEWGKDFTQAEVDSMLDKAGELGINLIDTAECYGDHLSEKFIGGYLARRKREDWIVATKFGHHFQGHLQREQLWRAEDVLKQLDDSLRALQTEYIDLYQFHSGTDEQFDNDKLWSMLDRQKQAGKIRHLGVSISASVSGVHQTSAAADVQAEAIQVVYNRLDRQPEEEILPLCIEHKLGVLARVPLASGYLSGKYKPDAVFGQGDVRANHKEDVRQKQLRAVAEIAANEVPSGLDMAQWALAWCLQHPAVTSVIPGCKNVEQVISNASAADLDMVKDITQ is encoded by the coding sequence ATGAAATATCGTAAACTTGGCAGTACAGGGATGAATGTATCGGTGATCGGCTTGGGTACTTGGCAGTTCGGTGGAGAGTGGGGCAAGGATTTCACTCAAGCAGAAGTCGATTCCATGCTAGATAAGGCTGGAGAGCTCGGTATTAACCTGATTGATACGGCAGAATGTTATGGAGATCACTTGTCAGAGAAGTTCATCGGGGGTTATCTGGCTCGCCGGAAACGTGAGGACTGGATTGTAGCTACGAAATTCGGTCATCATTTTCAGGGACATTTGCAGCGGGAACAGTTATGGCGTGCTGAGGATGTGCTGAAGCAGCTGGATGATTCCCTGCGTGCACTTCAGACCGAGTACATCGACCTCTATCAATTCCATTCCGGAACGGATGAGCAATTCGATAATGACAAGTTGTGGAGCATGCTCGACAGACAGAAGCAGGCAGGGAAAATCCGTCATTTAGGCGTCTCGATAAGTGCATCAGTCTCGGGTGTACATCAGACCTCTGCAGCAGCGGATGTGCAAGCAGAGGCCATACAAGTAGTATATAATCGGCTGGATCGTCAACCTGAGGAAGAGATTCTTCCACTCTGCATCGAGCATAAATTAGGTGTGTTGGCGCGTGTTCCGTTAGCGAGTGGTTATTTAAGCGGCAAGTACAAGCCGGATGCGGTATTTGGTCAGGGTGATGTGCGTGCTAACCATAAAGAGGATGTAAGGCAAAAACAGCTGCGCGCTGTAGCTGAAATTGCTGCCAATGAAGTCCCTTCTGGACTCGATATGGCGCAGTGGGCTTTGGCGTGGTGCCTTCAGCATCCCGCAGTAACCAGTGTAATTCCCGGTTGTAAAAATGTAGAACAAGTTATCTCCAACGCTAGTGCTGCCGATCTGGACATGGTGAAGGACATTACACAATAA